One window of the Synergistaceae bacterium genome contains the following:
- a CDS encoding FAD-dependent oxidoreductase encodes MKRLTFLILIFSLTLSPANALDLKDNYDIIIAGAGTGGISAAIQAASMGTDVLVVEPSGMLGGQAIAAGVSNMDDLSAQQSGIYADFISRVEEYYSARGKSIGTSYWDPRNLAFEPHIGRRILQEMARGEDAPDIIYNSEIVAVGKEQVISVSGNDLSGLPRVNSAIIRTPQGMKNITCKIIIDATEYGDILPLAGADYRAGNSITPAINPRAMIQDITWTAVIRKYPGGVPDHLRPKSPLPGYDAARVNYENYVTKDGFTFKGQYPVKLPVDFITHNVYRGLPDSFAPGNFDANPVNWPNITKCSVNWGNDFPGQQKLGEFYGLPVSYLEDRNLRSRLERDALIKTLHFIYYIQNELGESWSVDENEYGELQEAAKSLPEEWQVIARHLPPVPYVRESRRGVAENTLTSRELFENSLSYKDGGNNHEFQDAIAIGCYHLDLHHTDIDADMESDLGEKQIHIEQHRPHGNFQVPMNILISRNVDGLIFAEKNLSMSRLVSGALRLQPITMMTGQAAGALAAVAVKKNIQPRSVKAIHVQSALLKSGVNLSLCMYSDVQPGSRHYADIQLANLYRLLSPKGYPDMVSYDVGYDITFSLDNPEVAKRISEGKDKGRFGADDIMTADDRANITARVKELTGEDFALPEGDITRGDAVGLAVKALEKM; translated from the coding sequence ATGAAGCGATTAACCTTTCTCATTCTGATATTCTCGCTCACTCTTTCACCGGCAAACGCGCTTGACCTCAAAGACAACTACGACATAATCATAGCCGGAGCAGGCACGGGAGGAATCTCCGCGGCAATTCAGGCGGCCTCAATGGGAACCGATGTTCTTGTAGTTGAGCCGTCCGGGATGTTAGGCGGGCAGGCGATAGCGGCGGGAGTCTCGAACATGGATGACCTTTCAGCACAGCAGAGCGGAATTTACGCCGACTTCATTTCACGCGTTGAGGAATATTATTCGGCTCGCGGAAAATCCATCGGAACAAGCTACTGGGATCCGAGAAATTTAGCCTTTGAGCCTCACATAGGGCGCAGAATACTTCAGGAAATGGCACGCGGCGAGGACGCTCCCGACATCATATATAACTCCGAAATTGTCGCAGTCGGAAAAGAGCAGGTTATCTCCGTCAGCGGAAACGACCTCAGCGGGCTTCCCCGTGTCAACAGCGCAATCATCAGAACGCCGCAGGGCATGAAGAATATCACCTGCAAGATTATCATTGACGCGACAGAATACGGCGACATTCTTCCCCTCGCAGGCGCAGACTACAGAGCGGGAAATTCCATCACACCCGCCATAAATCCCCGCGCTATGATTCAGGACATCACATGGACAGCCGTAATCCGAAAATACCCCGGCGGAGTCCCGGATCATCTCAGGCCGAAATCACCCCTTCCCGGCTACGACGCGGCCAGAGTCAACTACGAGAATTACGTAACAAAAGACGGCTTCACGTTCAAAGGGCAATATCCCGTAAAGCTCCCTGTGGATTTCATAACTCACAATGTTTACAGGGGGCTTCCTGACTCATTCGCGCCCGGAAATTTTGACGCTAACCCGGTGAACTGGCCGAACATCACAAAATGCTCGGTCAACTGGGGCAATGATTTCCCCGGTCAGCAGAAACTCGGCGAATTTTACGGCCTCCCGGTCTCATATCTTGAGGACAGAAATTTGCGCTCACGACTCGAACGCGACGCATTAATCAAGACATTACACTTCATTTACTACATTCAGAACGAACTGGGCGAGTCATGGTCAGTTGACGAGAACGAATACGGCGAACTTCAAGAGGCCGCAAAGTCTCTCCCGGAGGAGTGGCAGGTTATAGCGCGTCATCTTCCTCCTGTGCCTTACGTCAGGGAGTCCCGCAGGGGAGTCGCTGAGAATACGCTGACTTCACGCGAGCTTTTCGAGAACTCATTAAGCTACAAGGACGGCGGGAATAATCACGAGTTTCAAGACGCAATAGCAATCGGCTGCTATCATCTCGATCTTCATCACACAGACATTGACGCGGACATGGAGTCAGACTTGGGCGAAAAGCAGATACACATCGAACAGCACAGGCCGCACGGAAATTTTCAGGTGCCTATGAATATTTTGATTTCGCGGAATGTTGACGGGCTTATTTTCGCGGAGAAAAATTTATCGATGTCCCGGCTTGTTTCGGGTGCTTTGAGGCTTCAGCCTATTACCATGATGACGGGACAGGCGGCGGGAGCATTGGCGGCAGTTGCTGTGAAGAAGAACATACAGCCCCGCAGCGTGAAGGCCATTCATGTACAGTCCGCGCTTCTGAAGTCGGGCGTGAATCTCTCGCTGTGCATGTATTCTGACGTTCAGCCGGGAAGCAGGCACTACGCTGATATTCAGCTCGCTAACCTTTACAGGCTGCTTTCCCCGAAAGGTTATCCCGATATGGTGTCGTATGATGTCGGCTATGACATAACATTTTCACTCGATAATCCCGAAGTCGCAAAAAGAATCTCAGAGGGAAAAGACAAAGGGCGGTTCGGTGCCGATGACATTATGACGGCTGACGACAGAGCGAATATCACGGCGCGTGTGAAGGAATTGACCGGGGAAGATTTCGCGCTCCCTGAAGGCGATATTACGAGGGGGGACGCTGTTGGCCTTGCGGTGAAGGCTCTCGAAAAGATGTAG
- a CDS encoding polysaccharide deacetylase family protein: protein MKRALILLSLCLMTVTASANDDWRITSADFRRAVPNNSNPPERLSPMHELSQLSHDEGVIRRVRLPEGVKAVAITFDMCELDTSTAGCDMAALGFLREKGIPATLFMGGKWMRTHSRRVKEIMKEGKLFEIGNHNWSHGNCALLSEEGLKAQILWTQAQYELLREESGVDDIPVVPTLFRLPYGRNNQRALKVIAGLGLRVIQWDVAAESGDNSDMRRAKRNAKKVAAMTKPGSILLFHANLVPKGTVNLLRETVNILEADGYTFVKAGELLTMGEPETVRDGYFSRPGDDYALDKKFGTDGTGRKSRFTGKP, encoded by the coding sequence ATGAAGAGAGCGTTAATATTATTGTCCCTGTGCCTGATGACTGTAACAGCTTCAGCAAATGATGACTGGAGAATCACAAGTGCCGATTTCCGCCGGGCAGTTCCGAACAACAGCAACCCCCCCGAAAGATTATCGCCCATGCACGAATTATCACAGCTGAGTCATGACGAGGGAGTCATACGCCGCGTGAGACTCCCTGAAGGCGTGAAGGCTGTTGCGATTACGTTCGACATGTGCGAGCTTGACACGTCAACAGCAGGGTGCGACATGGCCGCATTGGGCTTCCTGCGCGAGAAAGGAATCCCCGCGACTCTCTTCATGGGCGGAAAATGGATGAGGACTCATTCCCGGCGTGTGAAAGAAATCATGAAGGAGGGAAAATTATTCGAGATAGGCAATCACAACTGGAGTCACGGAAACTGCGCGTTATTGTCGGAGGAAGGCTTGAAGGCTCAAATTCTTTGGACTCAGGCTCAGTACGAATTACTGCGCGAGGAGTCCGGCGTTGATGATATTCCCGTTGTGCCGACACTCTTCAGGCTTCCCTACGGCAGGAATAATCAACGGGCATTGAAGGTAATCGCGGGGCTTGGCCTCCGTGTGATTCAATGGGATGTAGCCGCCGAGTCAGGCGACAATTCCGACATGAGGCGGGCAAAACGTAACGCGAAAAAAGTCGCGGCCATGACAAAGCCGGGGAGCATTCTCCTTTTTCACGCGAACTTAGTCCCTAAAGGAACGGTGAATTTATTGCGCGAGACCGTGAATATTCTTGAGGCTGACGGCTATACGTTCGTGAAAGCGGGCGAACTGCTAACGATGGGAGAGCCTGAGACGGTGAGAGACGGATATTTTTCCCGGCCGGGGGACGATTACGCGCTTGACAAGAAATTTGGCACTGACGGCACCGGGAGAAAGAGCCGCTTTACCGGGAAGCCGTGA
- the eno gene encoding phosphopyruvate hydratase, with the protein MASIIGIHGREILDSRGNPTVEVDVYLEDGSMGRAAVPSGASTGVHEALELRDKEARYNGKGVQHAVENVNEKIAPEILGMDADDQGALDRAMIALDGTEGKSKLGANAILGVSMANARAAAESHGLPLYSWLGGIGGGLLPTPMMNVINGGAHADSTVDFQEFMIVPHNAESFAEALRMGAEVYHALKGCTKARGYSTGVGDEGGFAPNLKDNREALDLLMEAVNKAGYRPGDDVSFALDVASSEFFVPEKNKYVFSKSGGAEYTSGELVKMYEDLTSNYPVISIEDGCAEDDWEGWAALTASLGKKIQLVGDDLFVTNPKILAKGIAEGVANAVLVKLNQIGTVSETLQVIRMAGEAGYAAVVSHRSGETADTFIADLAVATRAGQIKTGSVARTDRIAKYNQLLRIEEDLGDTAKYARLDRYSPMWK; encoded by the coding sequence ATGGCATCAATTATCGGTATTCATGGCCGCGAGATTCTTGACTCAAGAGGAAATCCCACAGTAGAAGTTGACGTTTACCTTGAAGACGGCTCAATGGGACGCGCCGCGGTTCCTTCGGGAGCATCAACGGGAGTCCACGAGGCATTAGAGCTTCGCGACAAGGAAGCCCGCTACAACGGCAAAGGCGTACAGCACGCAGTAGAGAACGTGAACGAGAAAATCGCCCCCGAAATTCTCGGAATGGACGCAGACGATCAGGGAGCATTAGACCGCGCAATGATCGCTCTTGACGGCACAGAGGGGAAATCAAAGCTCGGCGCAAATGCAATTCTCGGCGTGTCAATGGCAAACGCCCGGGCCGCGGCTGAGTCTCACGGCCTGCCGCTGTATTCATGGCTCGGCGGAATCGGCGGAGGTCTTCTCCCGACTCCTATGATGAACGTCATCAACGGAGGCGCACACGCTGACTCAACTGTCGACTTCCAGGAGTTTATGATTGTCCCTCACAACGCGGAGTCATTCGCTGAGGCTCTCAGGATGGGCGCGGAAGTCTATCACGCTCTCAAAGGCTGCACAAAGGCGCGGGGATATTCGACAGGTGTCGGCGATGAGGGCGGATTCGCTCCCAACCTCAAAGACAACCGGGAAGCACTTGACCTTCTCATGGAGGCCGTGAACAAAGCCGGATACAGGCCGGGCGATGATGTGAGCTTTGCGCTTGACGTAGCATCGTCAGAATTTTTCGTGCCGGAGAAAAACAAGTACGTTTTCAGCAAGAGCGGCGGAGCTGAGTACACTTCCGGCGAGCTTGTGAAAATGTATGAGGATCTCACGAGCAATTACCCGGTAATCTCGATTGAGGACGGCTGCGCTGAAGATGACTGGGAGGGCTGGGCGGCTCTGACAGCTTCACTCGGCAAGAAAATTCAGCTTGTCGGCGATGATTTGTTCGTAACAAACCCGAAAATCCTCGCAAAGGGAATCGCTGAGGGCGTAGCAAATGCAGTACTCGTGAAGCTGAATCAGATAGGCACAGTGAGCGAGACTCTTCAGGTTATCCGCATGGCAGGCGAGGCAGGTTACGCGGCTGTTGTGTCTCATCGTTCGGGTGAGACGGCTGACACGTTCATTGCTGATTTGGCGGTTGCGACTCGCGCAGGACAGATTAAGACGGGAAGCGTTGCACGCACCGACAGAATCGCGAAATACAATCAGCTTCTCAGGATTGAGGAAGACCTCGGAGACACCGCGAAATATGCCCGCCTCGACAGATATTCGCCCATGTGGAAGTAG
- the rimO gene encoding 30S ribosomal protein S12 methylthiotransferase RimO, which translates to MRIYLLTMGCAKNTADSEHLKAVLESCGHSVTDDIDSSECAVINTCGFIQDAVKENIDAILDLEALKNDGKIKTLIVAGCLVNRYEKELRQEFSGTVDFFARSEEWSKIAEFLGGRAESNCPPVPVSKNYYSRYLKISEGCNTLCSYCAIPMIRGRLRSVPLERVVDEAVIMCAAGARELCLVGQDLTVYGQDFAYGTNLQTLIRALNDAVPAGTWIRLLYLHPNRVSEALIDFLMTQDKVLHYLDIPIQHSDPRILSLMNRPCPEGHMHRIFTYIRELDPLFSLRTTIMTGFPGETAESFGGLMDFVSEIEFDRLGAFIYSPEEGTKAASFPGRVPKKTAESRYNRLMNLQAEISQERGELFIGQKLDVMIEEIDTESGEIWGRSYRDAPEVDGLVCAEGVRGVKAGDIIRAEIHDCADNDLFGKVI; encoded by the coding sequence ATGAGAATATATCTGCTCACTATGGGCTGTGCGAAAAACACCGCCGACTCCGAACACCTGAAGGCCGTCCTAGAATCTTGCGGCCATTCCGTAACAGATGACATTGATTCCTCAGAGTGCGCGGTCATCAACACATGCGGATTCATTCAAGACGCTGTGAAGGAAAACATTGACGCGATATTAGACCTTGAAGCCCTCAAGAATGACGGAAAGATTAAGACTCTCATTGTGGCTGGGTGTCTCGTCAACCGCTACGAGAAAGAATTACGGCAGGAATTTTCCGGAACTGTTGACTTTTTCGCCCGCTCTGAAGAGTGGAGCAAGATTGCTGAATTTCTCGGAGGCCGGGCAGAATCGAACTGTCCCCCCGTGCCTGTCAGCAAGAATTATTACTCCCGTTACCTGAAAATCTCCGAGGGCTGCAATACTTTGTGTTCATACTGCGCTATACCGATGATACGCGGAAGGTTACGCAGTGTACCGTTGGAGCGCGTTGTTGATGAGGCTGTAATTATGTGCGCGGCAGGTGCTAGGGAACTTTGCCTTGTCGGGCAGGATTTGACGGTTTACGGGCAGGATTTTGCTTACGGGACTAACTTGCAGACACTAATACGCGCCCTGAATGACGCTGTTCCGGCGGGGACATGGATACGGTTACTGTACCTTCACCCTAACAGAGTCAGCGAGGCATTAATTGATTTCCTCATGACACAGGACAAAGTATTACACTATCTCGACATACCCATTCAGCACTCAGACCCGCGAATATTATCCCTCATGAATCGGCCATGCCCTGAAGGACACATGCACAGGATTTTCACGTATATACGCGAGCTTGATCCGTTATTTTCCCTCCGCACAACAATAATGACGGGCTTCCCCGGTGAGACGGCTGAAAGTTTTGGCGGACTGATGGACTTTGTGAGCGAGATTGAGTTTGACCGACTCGGAGCGTTCATATATTCCCCTGAAGAAGGCACAAAGGCCGCGAGTTTTCCCGGAAGAGTCCCAAAGAAGACCGCTGAGTCCCGTTATAACAGGCTAATGAATCTTCAGGCGGAAATCTCACAGGAGCGCGGGGAATTATTCATAGGGCAAAAACTTGATGTGATGATTGAGGAAATCGACACTGAGTCGGGCGAAATCTGGGGAAGGTCATACCGCGATGCGCCGGAAGTTGACGGACTCGTTTGCGCTGAGGGCGTGAGGGGCGTTAAGGCAGGAGATATTATCCGTGCGGAAATTCACGACTGCGCGGATAATGATTTATTCGGGAAGGTGATATAA
- the yajC gene encoding preprotein translocase subunit YajC, which produces MLFPLAIFVLIFYFFIIRPQKKRDKQQKNMIDSIARGDQIITIGGFYGTVREVRDDSFQIEIAEGVRVTILKSAVQGKRAVSTAKTEAAS; this is translated from the coding sequence ATGTTATTCCCGCTCGCAATATTCGTGCTGATATTCTACTTCTTCATTATCCGGCCTCAGAAGAAACGCGACAAGCAGCAGAAAAACATGATAGACAGCATAGCCCGCGGAGATCAGATAATCACAATCGGCGGCTTCTACGGGACTGTTCGTGAAGTTCGTGATGACTCGTTCCAGATTGAGATAGCCGAGGGAGTCCGCGTAACAATCCTGAAATCAGCCGTACAGGGCAAACGCGCAGTCAGCACAGCGAAAACGGAGGCAGCCTCTTAA
- the secD gene encoding protein translocase subunit SecD — translation MNRTDRLRLWLVLIVVAGAACFAYFSRDGLNLGLDLRGGAHIVLQAKGTPENPLGDDSIDRLLAVLRNRIDQYGVAEPIIQKSGSDRIIVDLPGIQDPAAALELIGRTAQMDFREVIDSTGTPPPAPIRSNYDSDIQFVQAQERWQKAIDQLSTASADFQARVNDVPGSIVAPAEEAGRYYLLGPVLLSGKDLVNAQVNPDSLGRLGVSIEFNSEGAKLFEDATAKLVGKQLAIVLDDVVISAPVVQDRIAGGNAQITGRFSSEEAGRLAIMLKAGALPVAVEIAENRSVGPSLGADSVRQGLEAGLFGAGMVLVFMLIYYQFRGLAADFALAVTVLLIFAGLIAFNATLTLPGIAGIILTLGMAVDGNVLIYERVKEEQKTGKTPMAALDAGFRKALVTILDSNITTLIAALVLFYFGSGSVRGFGVTLSVGLVASVFANIVVTRAILQLFVKRGKEIVRK, via the coding sequence ATGAACCGCACCGACAGATTACGCCTCTGGCTTGTGCTGATTGTAGTTGCGGGGGCGGCATGTTTCGCGTACTTCAGCCGGGACGGGCTTAACTTGGGACTCGACCTGCGGGGGGGCGCGCACATTGTCCTACAGGCAAAAGGAACACCCGAAAATCCCCTCGGCGATGACAGCATAGACAGATTACTTGCCGTATTGAGGAATCGTATTGACCAGTACGGAGTCGCAGAGCCTATCATACAGAAATCAGGAAGCGACCGCATAATAGTTGACCTTCCCGGAATACAGGATCCCGCCGCGGCACTTGAGCTTATCGGACGCACGGCACAAATGGATTTCCGCGAGGTCATAGACTCAACGGGGACTCCTCCTCCCGCACCGATTAGGAGCAATTACGACAGTGATATTCAGTTCGTTCAGGCTCAGGAGAGATGGCAGAAGGCAATAGACCAGTTAAGCACAGCAAGTGCAGATTTTCAGGCAAGAGTGAATGACGTACCCGGCTCAATCGTAGCACCTGCTGAGGAAGCCGGAAGATATTACCTTCTCGGCCCTGTGCTTTTGTCGGGAAAAGATTTAGTGAATGCCCAAGTCAACCCGGACAGCCTCGGCCGTCTCGGAGTGTCGATTGAGTTCAACAGCGAGGGCGCAAAACTCTTTGAGGACGCAACCGCCAAACTTGTCGGCAAACAGCTCGCCATTGTGCTTGATGACGTTGTAATCTCCGCTCCCGTTGTGCAGGACAGAATCGCCGGGGGAAATGCTCAGATTACCGGGCGTTTCAGCTCTGAGGAGGCCGGAAGACTCGCGATAATGCTGAAGGCAGGTGCGCTCCCTGTGGCTGTCGAGATTGCCGAGAACAGGTCAGTAGGGCCGAGCCTGGGAGCTGACAGCGTGAGGCAGGGACTTGAAGCGGGCTTGTTCGGTGCGGGAATGGTGCTTGTGTTCATGCTGATATACTACCAGTTCCGGGGACTCGCCGCAGATTTCGCGCTTGCTGTTACGGTGCTGTTAATTTTCGCGGGATTGATTGCGTTCAATGCGACTCTGACATTGCCGGGCATCGCGGGAATCATTCTGACATTGGGAATGGCTGTTGACGGAAATGTGCTGATATATGAGCGCGTGAAGGAAGAGCAGAAGACGGGCAAAACTCCTATGGCGGCTCTTGACGCAGGATTCCGCAAAGCACTTGTTACGATTCTTGACTCCAACATCACGACACTGATTGCGGCGCTGGTGCTGTTTTATTTCGGGTCAGGCTCTGTGCGCGGATTTGGCGTAACGCTGTCGGTTGGACTTGTGGCGAGCGTTTTCGCTAACATTGTCGTAACGCGGGCTATATTGCAGTTGTTCGTAAAGCGCGGAAAGGAGATCGTGAGGAAATGA
- a CDS encoding phosphotransferase, which produces MLTINLSGRIDAENAGIAEKEISSQLAKFPGETPIFDAQNLSYISSAGLRTLLKFRKLFGVKLSVINASDDVYNIFEVTGFTELFSVRKKLREISVEGCPVIGEGHFSVVYRLDSDTVAKVFSKFPTTLDAIEAGQKSAREAFIRGIPTAITYDVVRAGEYYGAVYEMAGAETLAEAVRKNPSRLDELSEKAGRVLREIHRAEFEPGTFPDAVEIWRNAAETIYEHEAISLAERDMLNAIFDRIPVRNTFIHNDYHPKNIMLQGDELMLIDIAESALGYPAVDFASLYFLAVDVAPMMKRAGISLTDIIGLPDDMAMGFWNGVLRGYFGTDDDAKLQEYTRAFGDYSVIRAVTSMARRVNEPNFARVKMGMSPFIERIPKVFDSLKPIEGI; this is translated from the coding sequence ATGCTTACGATAAATTTATCGGGAAGGATTGACGCGGAAAACGCCGGAATCGCTGAGAAAGAAATTTCTTCACAGCTCGCGAAATTTCCGGGTGAGACTCCCATTTTTGACGCTCAGAATCTCAGCTACATATCAAGCGCGGGCCTCCGTACTCTTCTGAAGTTCCGCAAACTTTTCGGCGTGAAACTCAGCGTGATTAATGCCTCCGATGATGTCTATAACATTTTCGAGGTTACCGGCTTCACCGAGCTGTTCAGCGTCCGCAAAAAGCTCCGCGAAATTTCCGTTGAAGGCTGTCCCGTGATAGGCGAGGGACATTTTTCCGTAGTCTACAGGCTTGACTCTGATACAGTCGCAAAAGTGTTCAGCAAATTTCCGACAACGCTTGACGCAATCGAGGCCGGGCAGAAGTCAGCGCGTGAGGCATTCATACGCGGCATTCCCACGGCGATAACATACGATGTTGTGAGGGCGGGCGAATATTACGGAGCTGTCTACGAAATGGCCGGGGCTGAGACGTTAGCGGAGGCAGTCAGAAAGAATCCCTCACGGCTTGACGAACTCAGCGAGAAGGCCGGAAGAGTCCTGCGTGAGATTCACCGCGCTGAATTTGAGCCGGGGACTTTCCCTGACGCTGTAGAAATTTGGCGGAATGCTGCTGAAACTATCTACGAGCATGAAGCAATTTCCCTCGCTGAACGGGATATGCTCAACGCGATTTTTGACCGCATACCAGTCCGCAACACGTTCATACACAACGACTATCACCCGAAAAATATTATGCTTCAGGGCGATGAGTTAATGCTGATTGACATTGCCGAGTCCGCGCTGGGTTACCCTGCGGTTGATTTTGCCTCGCTGTATTTCCTAGCGGTTGACGTTGCGCCCATGATGAAACGCGCAGGAATATCTTTGACGGACATAATCGGACTCCCTGATGACATGGCTATGGGATTCTGGAACGGAGTCCTGCGGGGGTATTTCGGGACAGATGATGACGCTAAACTTCAGGAATACACGCGGGCTTTCGGGGATTATTCCGTGATACGGGCGGTTACGTCTATGGCAAGGCGCGTTAATGAGCCTAATTTTGCACGGGTAAAAATGGGAATGTCTCCTTTCATTGAGAGGATACCGAAAGTTTTTGACAGCCTCAAGCCGATAGAAGGGATTTGA
- a CDS encoding restriction endonuclease yields the protein MPMPGAQEIRKPLLEAFRGEAPRSFVIGEILELIAEYFSINLNDLSSSDKSILRSGINEAISDLKRHKYIYNPSGSTYMITNAGREILEDNPGIITDEYLKAHRKKPITKAVEAPEIMPSSVNAPDMPGDLPLPVLDTDTEIMPAVDADTAPEELPAVDADTLPEELPAVDPDTLPEDSPAVDPDTLPEELPAVDPDTLPEELPPVDPDTLPEDLPAVDAETVPEELPPVDPDTLPEDSPAVEPETLPEELPAVDPDTLPEELPAVDADTLREELPAVDADTLPEELPAVDPDTLPEDSPAVEPDTVPEDLPAVEPDTVPEELPPVEPDTVPEDSPVIDTPEPEANIETWPEQSQETEEHTPDIMPDEPEEILDTEEVQTDTMPEDLLSPVPEEAHDDIALTETETAPAPEPEPEESPYDPGLIAAAMSSDSIDDVIARHNSELAESLLMKVAGLPSDRFEMLVIDLLSKMGYFAFQTARYTTESAGSDLIHGVILDNKTGANIYIQARKLSPGRTVGKADIQEFIDELSDKGGKGIFATTANFSENAKILANDERLMLIDGNRLANLMIANNFCVNIEKVYEIKAIDAESFSEYE from the coding sequence ATGCCAATGCCCGGTGCTCAGGAAATAAGGAAGCCATTGCTTGAGGCGTTCAGGGGGGAGGCTCCCCGGTCTTTCGTAATCGGTGAAATCCTTGAGCTTATTGCGGAGTATTTCAGCATAAATCTTAACGACCTTTCATCGAGCGACAAAAGTATACTCAGGAGCGGAATCAACGAGGCAATATCAGACCTAAAGAGACATAAATATATCTATAACCCTTCAGGAAGCACCTACATGATAACGAATGCCGGAAGAGAAATTCTTGAAGACAACCCCGGAATTATCACCGATGAATATCTGAAAGCGCACAGGAAAAAGCCAATAACAAAGGCTGTTGAAGCCCCTGAAATTATGCCGTCTTCTGTTAATGCGCCTGATATGCCCGGAGATTTGCCGCTGCCTGTTCTTGACACCGATACGGAGATTATGCCCGCTGTTGACGCTGACACAGCCCCGGAAGAATTGCCTGCTGTTGACGCTGATACACTCCCGGAAGAATTACCCGCCGTTGACCCTGATACACTCCCGGAGGATTCGCCCGCCGTTGACCCTGATACACTCCCGGAAGAATTGCCTGCTGTTGACCCTGACACACTCCCGGAGGAATTGCCCCCTGTTGACCCTGACACACTCCCGGAGGATTTACCTGCTGTTGACGCTGAGACAGTCCCGGAGGAATTGCCCCCTGTTGACCCTGACACACTCCCGGAGGATTCGCCTGCTGTTGAGCCTGAGACACTCCCGGAAGAATTGCCTGCCGTTGACCCTGACACACTCCCGGAAGAATTGCCCGCTGTTGACGCTGATACACTCAGGGAGGAATTGCCCGCTGTTGACGCTGATACACTCCCGGAGGAATTGCCTGCCGTTGACCCTGACACACTCCCGGAAGATTCGCCTGCTGTTGAACCTGATACAGTCCCGGAAGATTTACCTGCTGTTGAACCTGATACAGTCCCGGAGGAATTGCCCCCCGTTGAACCTGATACAGTCCCGGAAGATTCGCCCGTTATCGATACGCCCGAACCTGAAGCGAATATTGAGACATGGCCGGAACAGTCCCAAGAAACAGAAGAACATACCCCGGACATTATGCCTGATGAGCCGGAAGAAATTTTAGACACGGAAGAAGTGCAGACTGACACAATGCCAGAAGATTTATTATCACCAGTACCAGAAGAAGCACACGATGATATTGCCCTCACTGAAACAGAGACAGCACCAGCCCCGGAGCCTGAGCCGGAAGAATCCCCGTATGACCCCGGACTAATTGCCGCGGCCATGTCATCAGACAGCATTGACGACGTTATAGCCCGCCACAATTCCGAGCTTGCAGAAAGCCTCCTCATGAAAGTAGCCGGACTCCCGTCAGACCGTTTCGAGATGCTTGTGATTGACCTGCTGTCGAAAATGGGATATTTCGCCTTCCAGACAGCACGCTACACCACAGAGTCAGCCGGAAGCGACCTCATTCACGGCGTAATCCTCGACAACAAGACCGGCGCGAACATCTACATACAGGCCCGCAAGCTCTCACCTGGAAGGACTGTAGGGAAAGCCGACATTCAGGAATTTATTGACGAGCTTTCAGACAAGGGCGGGAAGGGAATTTTTGCCACAACCGCTAATTTCTCCGAGAACGCCAAAATCCTGGCCAATGACGAAAGACTCATGCTCATTGACGGTAACCGCCTCGCGAATCTCATGATAGCTAACAATTTCTGCGTGAATATCGAGAAAGTCTACGAGATTAAAGCCATTGACGCGGAGTCATTCAGCGAATACGAATGA
- a CDS encoding RidA family protein, with product MAFVDPDSILEQVVLRRKISTDKAPAAIGPYSQAIQAGEFLYVSGQIPVDPSTGEIPGTVSLQARRSLENLKAIVEAAGYRLTDVVKTTVFAADIADFAEVNAVYAEYFPNNAPARSFVAVKDLPKGVKIEIEAVAWHRK from the coding sequence ATGGCATTTGTAGACCCCGACTCAATTCTCGAACAGGTAGTATTACGGCGCAAAATTTCAACCGACAAAGCCCCCGCGGCAATCGGCCCATACTCGCAGGCAATTCAGGCCGGAGAATTTCTCTACGTCTCAGGGCAGATCCCCGTTGACCCGTCAACAGGCGAAATCCCCGGGACAGTCTCACTTCAGGCGAGACGCTCGCTCGAAAACCTGAAGGCAATTGTTGAGGCGGCCGGGTACAGGCTCACGGACGTTGTGAAGACTACTGTATTTGCGGCGGACATCGCAGACTTTGCGGAAGTCAATGCTGTCTACGCTGAGTATTTCCCGAACAATGCCCCGGCGCGGTCATTCGTTGCGGTGAAGGATTTGCCCAAGGGCGTGAAAATTGAGATTGAAGCAGTAGCGTGGCACAGGAAATAA